From one Excalfactoria chinensis isolate bCotChi1 chromosome 9, bCotChi1.hap2, whole genome shotgun sequence genomic stretch:
- the LOC140256295 gene encoding intestinal-type alkaline phosphatase-like, translating to MGRLLSPRICFLFLLLAPLIATATSDAEKTPHYWNEGARRRLEAALALQPAAQRAKNIILFVGDGMGLSTVSAARIYKGQLAGSSGEESVLAMEMFPHVALAKTYTIDRQVPDSAGTGTAYLCGVKANAKTLGLSGAAVYGKCRTAFGNEVDSVLHRARLAGKSVGIVTTTRVQHASPAAAYAHSASRSWYADANMPRESLRDGCKDIAHQLVHNTDINVILGGGRAYMSPRWTPDPEYPEDPTQNGTRRDGRDLVAEWLSTREGARYVWDKKGLDAIDDTSVSHLMGLFEPKDMKYELNRNATTDPSIVEMTEKAIRILRRNPNGFFLFVEGGRIDHGHHSGRAKQALMEAVMLDRAVARAGELTEPSDTLTVVTADHSHVFTFGGNTLRGASIFGLAPNKAKDKRAYTSILYGNGPGYSIRDGGRPAASLPAVEDKDYRQQAAVPLDLETHSGEDVVVLAQGPMAHLFHGVQEQHYVAHAIAYAACLKPYDARPRCGSPRRASSSTQHSPQPLLAVLALCMAVCMVVG from the exons ATGGGACGGCTGCTCTCTCCCAGGAtctgcttcctctttcttctccttgccCCCCTTATAGCTACTGCGACCTCAG ACGCCGAGAAGACCCCGCACTACTGGAATGAAGGGGCCAGGAGGAGGCTGGAGGCAGCCCTGGCCTTGCAGCCAGCGGCACAGCGAGCCAAGAACATCATCCTCTTTGTGGGTGATG GCATGGGGCTGTCCACGGTGTCAGCAGCCCGGATCTACAAAGGGCAGCTGGCCGGCAGCTCGGGTGAGGAGAGTGTATTGGCCATGGAGATGTTTCCTCACGTGGCCCTGGCCAAG ACCTACACCATCGACCGGCAGGTGCCTGACAGCGCCGGCACGGGCACAGCCTACCTGTGTGGGGTGAAGGCCAATGCCAAGACGCTGGGGCTGAGTGGGGCGGCTGTCTACGGCAAATGCCGCACAGCTTTCGGCAACGAAGTGGATTCCGTCCTGCACCGGGCCCGGCTGGCAG GTAAGTCGGTGGGCATCGTGACCACCACACGGGTGCAACATGcatcccctgctgctgcctATGCGCACTCTGCCAGCCGCAGCTGGTACGCCGATGCCAACATGCCTCGGGAGAGCCTGCGGGATGGCTGCAAGGACATCGCACACCAGCTGGTGCACAACACCGACATCAAC GTGATCCTGGGTGGTGGGAGGGCATACATGTCTCCCAGGTGGACCCCGGACCCTGAGTACCCGGAGGACCCGACGCAGAACGGAACCAGGAGGGATGGGCGGGATCTGGTGGCCGAATGGCTCAGCACCAGGGAG GGTGCACGCTACGTCTGGGACAAGAAGGGCCTGGATGCGATTGATGACACCTCTGTGAGCCACCTCATGG GCCTCTTTGAGCCCAAGGACATGAAGTACGAGCTGAACCGCAATGCCACCACGGACCCCTCCATCGTGGAAATGACGGAGAAAGCCATCCGCATCCTGCGCAGGAACCCCAATGGCTTCTTCCTCTTTGTGGA AGGTGGAAGGATCGACCACGGGCACCACAGCGGCCGGGCCAAGCAGGCACTGATGGAGGCTGTCATGCTGGACCGGGCAGTAGCAAGGGCAGGCGAGCTGACAGAGCCCTCTGACACACTGACCGTGGTGACGGCCGACCACTCACATGTCTTCACCTTTGGGGGCAACACACTGCGAGGAGCCTCCATCTTCG GGCTGGCCCCTAACAAAGCAAAGGACAAGCGAGCCTACACCAGCATCCTCTATGGTAACGGGCCGGGATACAGCATCCGTGATGGGGGCCGCCCAGCCGCCAGCCTCCCAGCTGTGG AGGACAAGGACTACAGGCAGCAGGCGGCAGTGCCCCTTGACTTGGAGACCCACAGTGGGGAGGATGTGGTGGTGCTGGCCCAGGGACCCATGGCCCACTTGTTCCATggagtgcaggagcagcactaCGTTGCCCATGCCATTGCTTATGCTGCATGCCTCAAGCCTTATGATGCCAGACCGCGCTGTGGTTCACCCCGTAGGGcatccagcagcacccagcactccCCACAGCCCCTACTTGCTGTCCTGGCCCTCTGCATGGCTGTCTGCATGGTGGTGGGCTGA
- the LOC140256001 gene encoding intestinal-type alkaline phosphatase-like — protein sequence MRLLAPLALCLGLWAELSAAVIPVEEEDPSFWNRKAAAALDATLKIEPRMTQAKNLIIFLGDGFGVPSITATRILKGQLKGNLGPETPLALDSFPYVALSKTYTVDRMVPDSAGTATAYLCGVKGNYKTIGLSAAARYGECKTTNGNEVISVLQRARKAGKAVGIVTTSRVQHASPSGTYAHVVDRNWYADSSMPAEAIAQGCKDIAWQLVHNVDINVIMGGGRIYMTPAGTPDPEYPTYSSENGIRNDGQNLIDMWLSERKGARYVWNRTEMLSAAEDPSVTYLMGLFEPMDMKYEMVHNATLDPSLTEMTEAAIKVLSRNPNGFYLFVEGGRIDHGHHEGMAQHALTEAVEFDTAIERAGELLDEADTLTVVTADHSHVFSFGGYILRGTSIFGLAPLQATDQKNYTSILYGNGPGYPGAIRPDVNSSIAGEFDYMQQAAVPLKSESHGGEDVAILAKGPMAYLFHGVQEQNYIAHAMAYAACLEPYENCRQRINAAPSAHLTPLALLLPALLLSLFH from the exons ATGCGGCTGCTGGCACCCCTCGCCCTCTGCCTTGGCCTCtgggcagagctcagtgctgctgtcatcCCAG TGGAGGAGGAGGATCCATCCTTCTGGAACAggaaggcagctgctgcccttgATGCCACCCTCAAGATCGAGCCCAGGATGACACAAGCCAAAAACCTCATCATATTCCTTGGAGATG GATTTGGTGTCCCCAGCATCACAGCCACCCGGATCCTAAAGGGGCAGTTGAAGGGGAACCTGGGACCTGAGACCCCCCTTGCTCTGGATTCTTTCCCCTACGTGGCTCTCTCAAAG ACATACACTGTGGACCGGATGGTCCCTGACAGCGCGGGCACAGCCACTGCCTACCTGTGTGGGGTGAAGGGCAACTACAAGACAATAGGGCTGAGCGCAGCCGCACGCTACGGCGAGTGCAAAACCACGAACGGCAACGAGGTCATCTCAGTGCTACAGCGAGCCCGTAAAGCTG GGAAGGCAGTGGGCATCGTGACGACCTCGCGGGTGCAGCACGCATCGCCCTCGGGGACCTACGCGCATGTGGTGGATCGCAACTGGTACGCGGACTCCAGCATGCCGGCTGAGGCCATAGCGCAGGGCTGCAAGGACATTGCCTGGCAGCTGGTGCACAACGTGGACATCAAT GTGATCATGGGAGGCGGTCGGATATACATGACCCCTGCGGGGACACCGGACCCTGAGTATCCCACATACAGCTCCGAGAATGGGATACGGAATGATGGACAGAACCTCATTGACATGTGGCTGTCAGAACGGAAG GGTGCCCGCTATGTCTGGAACAGGACAGAGATGCTGAGTGCCGCTGAAGACCCCAGTGTGACTTATCTGATGG GACTCTTTGAGCCCATGGACATGAAGTACGAAATGGTGCACAATGCCACCCTGGATCCCTCTCTCACTGAGATGACGGAGGCAGCGATCAAGGTTCTGAGCAGGAACCCCAATGGCTTCTACCTCTTTGTGGAAG GTGGGAGGATCGACCACGGCCACCACGAGGGCATGGCTCAGCATGCACTGACAGAGGCGGTGGAGTTCGACACGGCCATTGAGCGTGCAGGCGAGCTTCTGGACGAGGCGGACACGCTGACCGTGGTCACTGCTGACCATTCACACGTCTTTTCCTTTGGTGGCTACATCCTGCGTGGCACCTCCATCTTCG GCCTGGCCCCTCTACAAGCCACTGACCAAAAGAACTACACCTCCATTCTTTATGGGAATGGGCCGGGCTACCCAGGCGCCATCCGGCCTGATGTGAACAGCAGCATTGCTG GGGAATTCGATTACATGCAGCAGGCGGCCGTCCCCCTCAAGTCAGAGAGCCACGGGGGCGAGGATGTGGCCATCTTGGCCAAAGGCCCCATGGCCTACCTCTTCCATGGGGTGCAGGAGCAGAACTACATTGCCCACGCCATGGCCTACGCCGCCTGCCTTGAGCCCTATGAAAACTGCCGACAGCGCATCAATGCTGCACCCTCAGCCCACCTCACCCCgctggctctgctcctgcctgctTTGCTCTTATCCCTCTTCCACTGA
- the ECEL1 gene encoding endothelin-converting enzyme-like 1 — protein MEKTYSLTAHYDEFQEVKYVSRYQSGTLPNGFALQLGAGTKKRSGGGGLPRWSRREICLLSGLVFAAGLCVILTCMLVLKYLAAEGDSYCLEGCQEKKAFLRASRFLSANMDATIDPCQDFYSFACGGWLRRHGIPEDKLVYGTIGAIAEQNEAKLRALLSRPVRRRAPTSAERKVKEFFRSCLNRAEIDRLGPRPMLEVIGECGGWDASPGSGDLNELLYKTQGVYSAAVLFSLTVSLDDRNTSRYVIRIDQDGLTLPERTLYLGQDEESEKILAAYRVFMERLLTLLGAEQVEQKAQEILQLEQHLANITVSEYDDVRRDVSSMYHKITLGELQRITPTLKWKRLLDRIFHDNFSEDEEVVLLATDYMHKVSDLIRVTPRRILHNYMLWRIVVVLSEHLSTPFRDAIHELSKEMEGNEKQLELGKVCLSQANKHFGMALGALFVEEYFSSASKAKVQQLVEDIKYILDQRLDELDWMDEETRRAARAKLQYMMVMIGYPDFLLKPEAIDKEYEFEVDEKTYFKNILNSIAFSIRLSVKKIRQEVDKSAWLLPPQALNAYYLPNKNQMVFPAGILQPTLYDPEFPQSLNYGGIGTIIGHELTHGYDDWGGQYDRHGNLVHWWTETSYSKFLKKAQCIVNLYDNFTVYNQRVNGKHTLGENIADMGGLKLAYYAYQKWVREHGPEHPLHHLKYTHDQLFFIAFAQNWCIKRRSQSIYLQVLTDKHAPEHYRVLGSVSQFEEFGRVFHCPKNSPMNPVHKCSVW, from the exons ATGGAGAAGACCTACTCACTGACTGCCCACTACGACGAGTTCCAGGAGGTGAAGTACGTGAGCCGCTACCAGAGCGGCACGCTGCCCAACGGCTTTGCTCTCCAGTTGGGTGCTGGAACCAAGAAGCGCAGTGGTGGTGGGGGGCTGCCACGCTGGAGCCGCAGGGAGATCTGCCTGCTGTCAGGGCTGGTGTTTGCTGCCGGGCTCTGTGTCATCTTGACATGCATGCTGGTGCTCAAATACCTGGCGGCTGAAGGGGACAGCTACTGCCTGGAGGGCTGCCAAGAGAAGAAGGCTTTCCTACGGGCTTCACGCTTCCTTAGTGCCAACATGGATGCCACCATCGACCCCTGCCAGGATTTCTATTCCTTTGCCTGTGGTGGGTGGCTGCGTCGGCACGGCATCCCTGAAGACAAACTGGTGTACGGCACCATCGGGGCCATCGCTGAGCAGAACGAGGCCAAGCTGCGGGCACTGCTGAGCCGCCCTGTGCGTCGCCGTGCCCCCACATCAGCTGAGAGGAAGGTGAAAGAGTTCTTCCGCTCATGCCTCAACCGGGCTGAGATCGACCGTTTGGGGCCGCGGCCCATGTTAGAGGTGATTGGGGAGTGTGGTGGATGGGATGCATCGCCAGGGAGTGGAGACCTGAACGAGCTGCTCTACAAGACACAGGGGGTCTACAGTGCCGCAGTGCTCTTCTCGCTCACCGTCAGCCTGGACGACAGGAACACCTCCCGCTACGTCATCCGG ATCGACCAGGATGGGCTGACACTGCCTGAGCGCACCCTATACCTGGGGCAGGATGAGGAGAGCGAGAAG ATCCTGGCTGCCTACCGTGTCTTCATGGAGAGGCTGCTTACACTCCTGGGGGCTGAGCAGGTGGAGCAAAAGGCACAGGAAATCCTCCAGCTGGAGCAGCATCTTGCCAAC ATCACGGTGTCCGAGTACGATGATGTGCGGAGGGACGTCAGCAGCATGTACCACAAAATCACTCTGGGCGAGTTGCAGCGCATCACCCCCACG CTCAAGTGGAAGCGCTTGCTGGACCGCATCTTCCATGACAACTTCTCAGAGGATGAAGAGGTGGTGCTGCTGGCTACTGACTACATGCACAAGGTGTCTGACCTCATCCGTGTGACACCCAGAAG GATCCTTCACAACTACATGCTGTGGCGCATTGTGGTGGTGCTGAGCGAGCACCTCTCCACCCCTTTTCGTGATGCCATCCATGAACTCTCCAAAGAGATGGAGGGCaatgagaagcagctggagctgggcaaGGTTTGCCTGAGCCAGGCCAACAAACACTTTGGCATGGCCCTGGGTGCTCTCTTTGTTGAGGAGTACTTCTCCTCTGCCAGCAAGGCCAAG GTGCAGCAGCTGGTGGAGGACATCAAATACATCCTGGACCAACGCCTGGATGAGCTGGATTGGATGGATGAGGAGACACGGAGAGCTGCCAGGGCCAAG CTCCAGTACATGATGGTGATGATTGGGTACCCCGACTTCTTGCTGAAGCCAGAGGCCATTGACAAGGAGTATGAG TTTGAGGTGGATGAGAAGACCTACTTCAAGAACATCCTCAACAGCATCGCCTTCAGCATCAGGCTCTCGGTGAAGAAGATCCGTCAGGAGGTGGACAAGTCTGC GTGGCTCCTTCCCCCCCAGGCCCTCAATGCCTACTACCTGCCTAACAAGAACCAGATGG TGTTCCCTGCTGGCATCCTGCAACCAACCCTCTATGATCCTGAGTTCCCGCA GTCACTGAACTACGGTGGGATCGGCACTATCATCGGGCATGAGCTGACTCACGGCTATGATGATTGGG GGGGACAGTACGACCGACATGGCAATCTGGTGCACTGGTGGACAGAGACGTCCTACAGCAAGTTCCTAAAGAAGGCGCAGTGCATTGTCAACCTCTACGACAACTTCACTGTCTACAATCAGCGG GTGAATGGCAAACACACACTGGGGGAGAACATTGCTGACATGGGGGGACTCAAGCTCGCCTACTAT GCTTACCAGAAGTGGGTGAGGGAGCATGGCCCAGAGCACCCCCTGCACCACCTGAAGTACACCCACGACCAGCTGTTCTTCATTGCCTTTGCCCAG AACTGGTGCATCAAGAGACGATCCCAGTCCATCTACCTTCAGGTCCTGACAGACAAGCACGCTCCGGAGCACTACAG GGTCCTGGGCAGTGTCTCACAGTTTGAGGAGTTTGGCCGGGTTTTCCACTGCCCCAAGAACTCGCCCATGAACCCAGTGCACAAGTGCTCAGTGTGGTGA
- the SLC12A9 gene encoding solute carrier family 12 member 9, which produces MASSERSALLTYRLCGGSGENERGRERGRAAAAATPRKLPTFLGVVVPTLLSMFSVVLFLRLGFVVGHAGLYQALAMFAVAYFIIGMTVLSVCAIATNGALDAGGAYYMISRALGPEFGGSIGIMFFLANVCGSALYVLGLVEAVVDSFGIPPGQEVGSGIRVLPQSYWYELLYGTILLALCLVVCLVGASIYAKATFLIFLIVAGVLGTILVSFFATRPLGVPIRMPYLNSSETENGSFTGFSLATLRENLGGGYGVDYTTGQMMSFSTVFAVMFNGCTGIMAGSNMSGDLKRPSYSIPRGTISAVLFTYLVYNLLAFLMCATCNRTLLQKDYGFLRDISIFPPLVTVGIYAATLSAAMSNLIGASRILYALARDDLFGRALALAKKTSASGNPIMAVILSWLVVQLVLFSGKLNTIAGVVTTFFLLVYATVNLACLALEWASAPNFRPTFRYFTWHTCLLGIAGCCVMMFLISPVSASASLGFLLILLLALHYLSPSSTWGYISQALIFHQVRKYLLMLDVRKDHVKFWRPQMLLMVQNPRGSARLIDFVNDLKKSGLYVLGHVELQDLDTLPSDPLQPQQDSWLSLVDKLNVKAFISLTLAPSVRHGVRQLLFTSGLGGMRPNTLVLGFYDDAAPQDSLAQHPAFTSSREELPLGFPPLRAAAAPKLLSPREYVGIVADALKMLRNVLLVRHLESLDKAWELRRAASPPPSIHVWPVNLLRPDSARYADTCSLFLLQMACVLNMARAWRRARLRLFLCVEAGAMPHAQEDKLRQLLKDLRIQAQIQLVPWDGVVRLHWQAPRGPPGGPAPTEEEEEAVNFPPNTTQVSDEYVRAANKMVLEQGPAPAVRFLYLPRPPADTGLYPLYLRQLELLTRDLGPTVLVHGVSAVTSTQL; this is translated from the exons ATGGCGAGCTCGGAGCGCAGCGCTCTGCTCACGTACCGCCTGTGCGGCGGCTCCGGCGAAAACGAGCGGGGCCGGGAACGTGgccgggccgccgccgccgccaccccCCGCAAGCTGCCCACGTTCCTGGGCGTAGTGGTGCCCACGCTGCTCTCCATGTTCAGCGTCGTCCTTTTCCTGCGCCTCG GGTTCGTGGTGGGCCACGCTGGCTTGTACCAAGCTCTGGCCATGTTTGCGGTGGCCTACTTTATCATCGGCATGACGGTGCTGTCAGTGTGTGCCATTGCCACCAATGGAGCACTGGATGCTGGAGGGGCCTATT ACATGATCAGTCGTGCACTGGGCCCAGAGTTTGGGGGCAGCATTGGGATCATGTTTTTCCTGGCCAATGTGTGTGGCAGTGCTCTCTACGTGCTGGGGCTGGTGGAGGCGGTGGTGGACAGCTTTGGGATCCCTCCAG GGCAGGAAGTGGGTTCAGGCATCCGTGTCCTCCCTCAGAGCTATTGGTATGAGCTGCTCTACGGCACCATCCTGCTGGCCCTGTGCCTCGTCGTGTGCCTGGTGGGTGCCTCCATCTATGCCAAAGCCaccttcctcatcttcctcatcGTGGCGGGTGTGCTGGGCACCATCCTCGTCAGCTTCTTTGCCACGCGGCCCCTCGGTGTGCCCATCCGCATGCCCTACCTCAACAGCTCGGAGACTGAGAACGGCAGCTTCACGGGCTTCTCACTTGCCACTCTGCGAGAAAACCTGGGCG GTGGGTACGGAGTGGACTACACCACGGGGCAGATGATGAGTTTCAGCACTGTCTTCGCAGTGATGTTCAATGGCTGCACTGGCATCATGGCAGGCTCCAACATGTCAG GGGACCTGAAACGCCCGAGTTACTCCATTCCACGGGGCACGatctctgctgtgctcttcaCCTACCTCGTCTACAACCTGCTGGCTTTCCTCATGTGTGCCACCTGCAACAG GACCCTCCTGCAGAAAGATTACGGCTTTCTGCGTGACATCAGTATCTTCCCACCTCTGGTGACAGTGGGCATCTACGCTGCCACgctctctgcagccatgagcaACCTCATCGGGGCATCCCGCATCCTTtatgctctggcacgggatgaTCTCTTTG gccGGGCGCTGGCGCTTGCCAAGAAGACATCTGCAAGCGGGAACCCCATCATGGCAGTCATCCTCTCCTGGCTGGTGGTGCAG ctggtgctCTTCTCTGGGAAGCTCAACACCATTGCAGGGGTTGTCACTACCTTCTTCCTGTTGGTTTATGCTACTGTCAACCTGGCCTGCCTGGCATTGGAGTGGGCATCGGCCCCCAACTTCAG ACCCACCTTTCGCTACTTCACCTGGCACACGTGCCTGCTGGGCATCGCTGGCTGCTGCGTCATGATGTTCCTCATCAGCCCCGTGTCGGCCTCGGCAAGTCTGGgcttcctcctcatcctcctccttgcCCTCCACTACctctctcccagcagcacctgggGCTATATCAGCCAGGCTCTCATCTTCCACCAG GTGCGGAAGTACCTGCTGATGCTGGATGTGCGGAAGGACCACGTCAAGTTCTGGCGCCCACAGATGCTGCTGATGGTGCAGAACCCACGGGGCAGCGCCCGCCTCATTGATTTTGTCAATGACCTCAAGAAGAGTGGCCTTTATGTCCTGGGCCATGTAGAGCTACAAGACTTGG ACACACTCCCCTCAGacccactgcagccccagcaggactCGTGGCTGAGCTTGGTGGACAAGCTGAATGTCAAGGCCTTCATCAGCCTCACCCTTGCGCCCTCAGTGCGACACGGCGTCCGGCAGCTCCTCTTCACCTCTGGCCTTG GCGGCATGCGCCCCAACACGCTGGTGCTGGGCTTCTACGATGACGCAGCACCGCAGGACAGCCTGGCCCAGCACCCTGCGTTCACCAGCAGCCGTGAGGAGCTGCCCCTGGGCTTTCCCCCACTGCGGGCCGCCGCTGCCCCCAAGCTGCTGTCTCCACGCGAGTACGTAGGCATCGTGGCTGACGCCCTGAAGATGCTCCGCAATGTCCTGCTGGTCCGGCACCTGGAGAGCCTGGACAAGGCGTGGGAGCTGCGCCGGGCCGCCAGCCCTCCACCTTCCATCCATGTTTGGCCCGTCAACCTGCTGCGGCCTGACAGCGCCCGCTACGCCGACACGTGCagccttttcctgctgcagatgGCCTGCGTGCTCAACATGGCCCGGGCCTGGCGCCGGGCCCGCCTGCGCCTCTTCCTTTGCGTAGAGGCAGGCGCCATGCCCCACGCGCAGGAGGACAAGCTGCGCCAGCTCCTCAAGGACCTGCGCATCCAGGCCCAGATCCAGCTGGTGCCGTGGGACGGGGTGGTCCGCCTGCATTGGCAGGCCCCACGGGGACCCCCAGGTGGCCCAGCACCcactgaggaggaagaggaggcggTGAACTTCCCACCCAACACCACCCAAGTGTCAGATGAGTACGTCCGTGCCGCCAACAAgatggtgctggagcagggcccGGCGCCCGCTGTCCGCTTCCTCTATTTGCCACGGCCTCCGGCCGACACCGGGCTGTACCCCCTGTACCTGcggcagctggagctgctcaccCGCGACCTTGGCCCTACTGTGCTGGTGCACGGGGTGAGCGCTGTCACCAGCACGCAGCTGTAG